The proteins below are encoded in one region of Gammaproteobacteria bacterium:
- a CDS encoding SulP family inorganic anion transporter, whose product MKYDYHALRGDFFGGVTSAIVALPVALAFGVASGLGAAAGLYSAIAVGFFAAVFGGTRSQISGPTAPMTVAMAAILTTHSATLAEAMIVVIMAGLLQIAMGALRIGRFVAYTPAVVVSGFMSGIGIIIILIQSMPFLGLPPVAGGAMGALRALPDALANLDPGAVAVAVITLAVAVAWPPRLRKLVPPPLVALVAGTAVGVLWLGGIPVIGEIPTGMPTLQFALPSAAFLVSALQPALILAILGSVDSLLTSLVADSITGTRHKANKELIGQGIGNIASGLIGGLPGAGATMGTVVNIRAGGSTPLSGALRAVLVLALLLGLGQYVEPIPHAVLAAILVKVGWDIIDWRVLVRVNHLRREHMIVMLVTLGLTVFVDLMTGVAIGLIVAGMAHSSQLEHLELDSVVSVPLLDQMFFGEHEDPALLDWYSARVGLVALKGSFTVASAHKLVAVIGGDIKEHEVTIFDFTAVTYLDDSAAMLIRQLLDVAEREETDVIVMGLSGSPAETLRTLDILDGVPRKHRVRTLDSARDVAIELLKKRDSGAGQLIG is encoded by the coding sequence ATGAAATACGACTACCACGCGTTGCGCGGCGATTTCTTCGGCGGGGTGACCTCCGCCATCGTGGCGCTTCCGGTGGCGCTGGCCTTCGGCGTGGCGTCGGGGCTGGGCGCGGCCGCCGGCCTCTACAGCGCGATCGCGGTTGGCTTCTTCGCGGCGGTGTTCGGCGGTACGCGCTCGCAGATCTCGGGTCCCACCGCGCCCATGACCGTCGCCATGGCGGCGATCCTCACCACGCACTCGGCCACGCTCGCGGAGGCCATGATCGTGGTGATCATGGCCGGGCTGCTGCAGATCGCCATGGGCGCGCTCAGGATCGGCCGCTTCGTCGCGTACACGCCGGCGGTGGTCGTGTCCGGCTTCATGTCCGGGATCGGCATCATCATCATTCTGATCCAGAGCATGCCGTTCCTCGGCCTGCCCCCGGTCGCCGGTGGAGCGATGGGCGCGTTGCGGGCGCTTCCGGACGCGCTGGCCAACCTCGACCCCGGCGCGGTGGCGGTCGCCGTTATCACCCTGGCGGTCGCGGTCGCCTGGCCGCCGCGGCTGAGGAAGCTGGTTCCGCCGCCGCTGGTGGCGCTGGTGGCGGGCACGGCGGTCGGAGTTCTCTGGCTCGGCGGCATTCCGGTCATCGGCGAGATCCCCACGGGGATGCCGACGCTTCAGTTCGCACTTCCCTCCGCGGCGTTCCTGGTGAGCGCCCTGCAGCCGGCCCTGATCCTCGCGATCCTCGGCTCCGTGGACAGCCTGCTCACGTCGCTGGTGGCCGACTCGATCACCGGCACCCGCCACAAGGCGAACAAGGAGCTGATCGGGCAGGGCATCGGCAACATCGCCTCGGGGCTCATCGGAGGGCTGCCGGGCGCCGGGGCGACCATGGGCACGGTGGTCAACATCCGTGCCGGGGGCAGCACTCCGTTGTCCGGGGCCCTGCGCGCGGTGCTGGTCCTGGCCCTGCTCCTGGGCCTCGGCCAGTACGTGGAGCCGATCCCCCACGCGGTGCTCGCGGCCATCCTGGTGAAGGTGGGGTGGGACATCATCGACTGGCGCGTCCTCGTCCGCGTCAATCACCTGCGCCGCGAGCACATGATCGTGATGCTGGTCACGCTCGGACTGACGGTGTTCGTGGACCTGATGACGGGGGTCGCGATCGGGCTGATCGTCGCGGGAATGGCGCACTCCAGCCAGCTCGAGCACCTGGAGCTGGACAGCGTGGTGTCCGTGCCTCTGCTCGACCAGATGTTCTTCGGCGAACACGAGGATCCGGCGTTGCTGGACTGGTACTCGGCACGGGTAGGGCTGGTGGCCCTGAAGGGGAGCTTCACCGTGGCCTCCGCGCACAAGCTGGTCGCCGTGATCGGGGGAGACATCAAGGAGCACGAGGTCACCATCTTCGACTTCACCGCCGTGACCTACCTCGACGACAGCGCCGCCATGCTCATTCGCCAGCTCCTCGACGTCGCCGAGCGCGAGGAGACCGATGTCATCGTGATGGGCCTCTCGGGTTCGCCGGCCGAGACCCTGCGAACCCTGGACATCCTGGACGGAGTGCCCCGGAAGCATAGGGTGCGGACGCTCGACAGCGCGCGCGATGTCGCGATCGAACTCCTCAAGAAGCGCGATTCGGGTGCCGGACAGCTGATCGGCTGA
- the recQ gene encoding DNA helicase RecQ, whose amino-acid sequence MIRRVLERTFGYSGFRGQQEEVIRHMVDGGDCLVLMPTGGGKSLCYQIPGIVREGTGVVVSPLIALMRDQVEALRQLGVRAACLNSSLSYREVLEAEAAVRAGRLDLLYVAPERLLGERTLNLLAEARLSLFAIDEAHCVSQWGHDFRPEYLQLSALREHFPDVPRIALTATADELTRREIVDRLGLRDAPVFVSGFDRPNIRYSVVPKNNARAQFRRFLDRRHRGDAGIVYCLSRKKVDATAEWLQGEGVDALPYHAGLGAAERRRNQDRFQRDEGVVMVATIAFGMGIDKSNVRFVAHLDLPKSIEAYYQETGRGGRDGLPASAWMVYGLKEVVTLRNMVEGSDAGEARKRLEVRKLDAMLGYCELTTCRRQTLLAYFGETLREPCGNCDNCLTPVDTWDATEASQKAMSCVYRTGQRFGVVYLIDVLRGRETDRIQRFGHDRIPTHGVGADLSPYEWRSVFRQLVARGLLWVDMEGFGSIRLTDESWPVLRGEAQVHMRRDVRPPAAARKRKPRAEQPPPDPATWDEGLWEALRAHRLELARAQGVPPYVIFHDATLREMVERRPGTPEELAGITGVGETKLERYGEDFLGVIAKAEQGGA is encoded by the coding sequence ATGATCCGCCGCGTCCTCGAGCGCACCTTCGGCTATTCCGGGTTCCGGGGGCAGCAGGAGGAAGTCATCCGCCACATGGTGGACGGGGGCGACTGCCTGGTGCTCATGCCCACCGGCGGCGGCAAATCGCTCTGCTACCAGATTCCCGGCATCGTGCGCGAGGGCACGGGGGTCGTGGTCTCGCCGCTCATCGCCCTCATGCGCGACCAGGTCGAGGCGCTCCGCCAGTTGGGGGTGCGCGCCGCCTGCCTGAACTCCTCCCTCTCCTACCGGGAGGTGCTGGAGGCGGAAGCCGCCGTGCGCGCGGGTCGGCTGGATCTGCTCTACGTCGCGCCCGAACGCCTGCTCGGCGAGCGCACGCTGAACCTCCTGGCCGAGGCCCGGCTGTCGCTTTTCGCCATCGACGAGGCGCACTGCGTGTCGCAATGGGGGCACGATTTTCGCCCCGAATACCTCCAGCTCTCCGCGCTGCGCGAGCACTTTCCCGACGTGCCCCGCATTGCGCTCACCGCCACCGCCGACGAGCTGACCCGCCGCGAGATCGTCGACCGCCTCGGGCTCCGGGACGCCCCCGTCTTCGTGAGCGGCTTCGACCGCCCCAACATCCGCTACAGCGTGGTCCCGAAGAACAATGCGCGCGCCCAGTTCCGGCGCTTCCTCGACCGGCGTCACCGGGGCGACGCGGGCATCGTCTACTGCCTGTCGCGCAAGAAGGTGGACGCCACCGCGGAATGGCTTCAGGGCGAGGGAGTCGACGCTCTCCCCTACCACGCGGGGCTCGGGGCCGCCGAGCGCCGGCGCAACCAGGACCGCTTCCAGCGCGACGAGGGCGTGGTCATGGTGGCGACCATCGCCTTCGGCATGGGCATCGACAAGTCCAACGTCCGCTTCGTGGCCCATCTCGATCTGCCGAAGAGCATCGAGGCCTATTACCAGGAGACGGGACGCGGGGGACGCGACGGGCTGCCGGCCAGCGCGTGGATGGTGTACGGGCTGAAGGAGGTCGTGACCCTGCGCAACATGGTGGAGGGATCGGACGCGGGCGAAGCGCGCAAGCGACTGGAGGTGCGCAAGCTCGATGCGATGCTGGGCTACTGCGAGCTCACCACCTGCCGCCGCCAGACGCTGCTCGCCTACTTCGGCGAGACCCTCCGCGAGCCCTGCGGCAACTGCGACAACTGCCTGACTCCCGTCGATACCTGGGACGCGACCGAGGCGTCGCAGAAGGCCATGTCGTGCGTGTACCGCACCGGGCAGCGGTTCGGCGTCGTGTATCTCATCGATGTCCTGCGGGGCAGGGAAACGGACCGCATCCAGCGCTTCGGGCACGACCGCATTCCGACCCACGGAGTGGGCGCCGATCTGAGCCCCTACGAGTGGCGCTCGGTGTTCCGCCAACTGGTCGCGCGCGGCCTGCTCTGGGTCGACATGGAGGGGTTCGGCTCGATCCGGCTCACGGACGAGAGCTGGCCTGTCCTGCGGGGCGAGGCGCAGGTGCACATGCGGAGGGACGTGCGCCCGCCGGCTGCCGCGCGCAAGCGCAAACCCCGGGCCGAGCAGCCACCTCCCGATCCCGCAACATGGGACGAGGGGCTGTGGGAGGCGCTGCGCGCGCATCGGCTGGAACTCGCGCGGGCGCAGGGGGTGCCGCCGTACGTCATCTTCCACGACGCCACCCTGCGCGAGATGGTCGAACGCCGTCCGGGAACGCCGGAGGAGCTGGCCGGCATTACCGGGGTGGGCGAAACCAAGCTGGAGCGTTACGGTGAAGACTTCCTGGGCGTGATCGCGAAAGCGGAGCAAGGGGGCGCATGA